The genomic segment GATACCATTTGATCTGCAGAATTTGGATGACCCAGGTCTGGGGTTCTTCCAGACGGTCAATGGCGGATTTTTCCAGGGTGATCTGCTCCCCGGCCGGATGGCCCTGCCAGTCCTGCTCCAATTGGAAGACGATTTCGTCTTTCATTTCCTCCATGACGATGGCCTGCACCTGCTCCCCGTCGCGCAGATGAATCACCACATTGCCGGGATTGAACCAGTCGCTGAAGACCAGAAAGGCCACCAGGCAGATAAAATAGAGAGTGGTCTGCCACAACGGCCGCCGGGGTTTTTCCGGTATAGGCATCTGCAGGGCCACCGCGGCCTTGGCTTTGACTTCCTTATGAAAAAAAGCCTCCATCAGCAGGCCCACGACAAAGGCAAAAACCACCGCCCCGAGGACCCGGGCCACTCCCAGGGAAAATCCCAGCACCCGGGCGGTGAGGAACAGCGCCAAAATATTAATGGCCGGGCCGCTGTACAGAAAGGCCGAGGCCGGACCCAAGCCGGCGCCCAGTTTGTAAATGCCGGCAAACATGGGCAGCACGCTACAGGAACACACCGCCAGGATGCAGCCGGAAACCGAGGCCACCGAGTAGGCCAGGAATTTGTTGGCCGTGGGCCCTAAATAGCGCATGACCGAGGCCTGGGACAGGAAAGTTATAATGGCCCCGGCAATAAACAGAGCGGGCACTACACAGGCCAGGGTGTGATTGCGGGTATACCACTGCAGCAGTTTGAAGGCTTCCAGGATGGCCTGCTGGATTTTGACATTCCCCAGGGGCAGGAAGTAGGCAAACAGGAAAATGCCCACCAGGGTGAGCAAGATTTTGCCTTCCCGCCCTCTCAGAAAGACCTGACAGGGACGGGCAGCCTGGATCCAGAATGATTCTGGGGCCGTAACCGCCTCTAGTGGTGCATCTGACTTATCTGCCAATTACGCACCCCCTGATAAAAGATATACAGGCCGGCCAGGAAGATCAGAGCGCCGGCGGCCTTTTGCAAATAAGCGCTGAATCTGGCTCCCTGGGATTGAAGGAAGCTTTCCAGCACGTCGGTAAAGGTCCCGGCCAGGATTGACTAGGGTGTCCTGGCCTAGGGCATAGGGGTAGATTTGGCTTCGGACCGACATAATTGCTCGCGCTTGAGGCCATGGGCCCGGCGGCTGAGGGCCTGTAATTCTGGGTCGGCCCGTAGCCAGGGACTAATCAGCGCCAGCAAGGCGGCCCGCTGATCCCCTGATTCTTTAACCGCGGCCAATTGATAATCAATAAACATGCCCTGCCGGGCTTTGGTCACCAGACCGGCTTCCTCCAGGATGCGCAAGTGCTTGGAGATGCTGGGTTGGGTAATACCCAAAGCCGCCTGCAGTTCACAAACACAGTGCGGCTCATCCAGCAACAAGCGCAGGATGCGCAGGCGATTGCCATCCGCCAGGGCCTTGAGGGATTTGAGCAAAGTTTGCAATTTTACCCCCTCTAAATTAAATGTTATATAGTTATCTAATTATATAGTCATAAATCGATTTATTGTCAAGCTTCTTATACGGATTGAAAAAACGAAAGTATTGTTAACTGTTGAAAATATAGTGGTATGGCGACTTTGGCATGGTGGCCGACTTCGCCCGGAATGACCAGCGGATTTGAGCGGAATATGCAGCAAGAGGTAAAGAGAGATATGCAATCTCGGAAATAAAACAATCATTTGTTCAGAAAACACGAGACTTTTACCCTGAGTTTCCGGGAGCCTTGGATGAACCCCCTTATGATTGGAAAAATTGGTGCAAGACAGAAGAAGCCCATTGTAATGATGACGAAGAGCCGTGCCCCTTGAAAAATGGCTGCACGAAAAGAAAAAGAGGCGCAGTAAATTTAAGTTGGGGTAGTTTAGACTTGATTTGACACCGGTTGCAAAAAGGGGCATGGTATCCCTCTGGGGAAAGACCAAAGAGGAATGGAGGAGGTACCATAACCCAGCGAGAGAGGCTCGCCAGAGCAAAGATGAGTTTGATGGAATTGGCGGAATATCTCCAGAACGTTTCGGAGGCCTGCGGGGTGATGGGGGTGTCGCGGCAGCATTTCTATGATATCAAAAAGGCCTACGCTGAGGGTGGCTTGGCGGCACTCCAGGAAAAATCGCGACGGCAGCCCAACCTTCAGAATCGGGTGGCCCCCGAGATTGAAGCCG from the Deltaproteobacteria bacterium genome contains:
- a CDS encoding permease; the encoded protein is MRGREGKILLTLVGIFLFAYFLPLGNVKIQQAILEAFKLLQWYTRNHTLACVVPALFIAGAIITFLSQASVMRYLGPTANKFLAYSVASVSGCILAVCSCSVLPMFAGIYKLGAGLGPASAFLYSGPAINILALFLTARVLGFSLGVARVLGAVVFAFVVGLLMEAFFHKEVKAKAAVALQMPIPEKPRRPLWQTTLYFICLVAFLVFSDWFNPGNVVIHLRDGEQVQAIVMEEMKDEIVFQLEQDWQGHPAGEQITLEKSAIDRLEEPQTWVIQILQIKWYLAGLMGLLVLLMVWRWFAAAEVKEWLYNTWEFTKLLVPLLYGGVFVVGFVGYLLPAKYVAALVGDNSISANFVASVIGAFWYFATLTEIPITQTLIKLGMAPGPALALLLAGPALSLPNMLVLIKVMGWKKTMAFCLIIAIIATATGMLYGHLVG
- a CDS encoding helix-turn-helix transcriptional regulator, whose translation is MQTLLKSLKALADGNRLRILRLLLDEPHCVCELQAALGITQPSISKHLRILEEAGLVTKARQGMFIDYQLAAVKESGDQRAALLALISPWLRADPELQALSRRAHGLKREQLCRSEAKSTPMP
- a CDS encoding helix-turn-helix domain-containing protein — protein: MSLMELAEYLQNVSEACGVMGVSRQHFYDIKKAYAEGGLAALQEKSRRQPNLQNRVAPEIEAAVVKIAEEYPAYGQLRAAHELRKSGVLISPCGVPSIWLRHGWKRNLGH